The genomic segment atatcgagggttaattaaccctcgatattcgactaggaattgaaatccttcgacttcgatattcgaagtcgaaggatttagcgcaaatgctacgatcaaacgatcgaaggattattccttcgatcgaacgattaaatccttcgaaccgaacgattcgaaggattttaatccaacgatcgaaggaatatccttcgatcaaaaaaagttaggcaagcctatggggaccttccccataggctaacattgacttcggtagcttttatctgccgaactagggggtcgaagttttttttaaagagacagtacttcgactatcgaatggtcaaatagtcgaacgatttttagttagaatccttcgattcgaagtcgtagtcgtagtcgaaggtcgaagtagcccattcgatggtcgaagtagcccaaaaaacactttgaaattcgaagtttttttacttcgaatccttcactcgagcttgatgaatcggccccttataactgttgtctttcttttcttattGCATATTGAAtgatatttttaaactttcaagAGCCTGCTGTTTGGTGATTGAATACCAGTCTTCTGAAATATCAGCCAATCTGGCAATATAATGTTCTGCAAACTCCTTATTAAACTCTTTAAAGACAAATTTCCAATAATCGGAAGCACCGATAGTAGGATCCGGTTGAATGACCCAATCTGGATAAATTTTGCGGTATTCTTTGTAAGGATGTGGCTTCCAGTCAGTATCAGAACTTTGGAATGTGCTGTTTCCCACCACATCCGTGGTGCATATGGAATGAGAGAGAACTTTCGTTTTTATATATCGATATGATCCTAGGCCCTGAGGGCGATGGACAGAGGCAAAGTGTTCCTTGTGGTCAGTAGCTCCGGCTTCACAGGGGACTTTGCAAAATGGGCACAACTTTCCACATCCAAAGACCTTCTTAAACAATTCATCCTGAGGTTTGAGTGTTGCCTTGGAGAGTACAGCTTCTATGGAGAAGTATTTAAATTCTGTTGCAGTTTGCCTTTCTATATCATCTAGAAAAGCCTCGATATCTGCTGAAAACTGTGCGGCGGATGCCGTGCTTTTAAAGATGACCACTTTCAGTTCATTCTGTGAAATCACCAGGTCTTTTTTTAACATCTCACAGAACATTTTTAAGCAGCTTGACACATCCGTGGTGTAAAAGACCTTTGGATCTCTAAGGACATCTCGGATCTTCCTTGTGATGCCTGAAATGATGCGTGCTCTTAAGGAAATTAAGCTTTCAGGTTTCTTATATTTCTCTATTATATActtaaatatccatttttttacaaaaatctcATAGTGATTAGTGTATTTTACATACTGAGAGAATGTTTTATCTTCCAGAAGCTCCTTTAGTAAGGTGAACTGAAAGAAGGTCCTGCTGCTGTATCTCATGGAGTCACTACCAGTTAAGATGTCTTCAACTATTTTGCCTCCTAGATTCCTGAAAACGTATTCAGTTAAGGCTGGTTTAAGGCAAATCTCACAGAATTTCAGAGCTCGGATTTGAGATTCATCCTTCTCTTGGTATATGTTTTTAAAGGTAGAGAAATATTGAGGCCTCAGCCTTTCAAGGAAGAACTTTGGGTTGTTTTCTTGAATAAAGCGATTGTGAGTCTTCTGGAAGAGTGGTGCTGCCCTGCTTAAGACAATGAGTTTCAAGTCGGTCTCAAACAGAGGTGAAAGGTGGAGACCTTTCACATCTTTCTGATTAAGTCGGTTGTTTATGACATTTAGCAATTCTTGGCAATATGTCTGGTCATAATCTTCCAGTGTGCCAGCTAGTTGAGAAGCATGGCTACTGCATGTGTCCACCAAGGAGACAGCAAGAACATTTACTTTATTCCAGTACTCGTAATGATAGCTTTCAGGTACATTATCATACCATCTGCTTTGAAAATACTTCTTGTCCATGATAAAGCAATTATGTCCATACTCTGCTAAACTCTTTACGTCATTGAGCTTCTCAGTTACATACCCGGCTTTGTGTCTCATGTCCTTTCTAATTTGGTCCAACATTTCTTGACTGATGTTCCTTTTGTTTAAGGTACCCATGTGCAGCCCCAATAATGTGTTATTCCACATCACATCAAATTCTGACTCTAGCTCTTGGTCAGTGAGTTTGTGTTTTACACTTCTGCACATTTCCAAGAGGCTGATGGCCTTCTCTTCGATGGTCTGTAAATATTTCTCCTGGACTAGTTTGATCTCATGTTTCCCTTTTTGAACGCGAATCACTTCTTCACATTTATTACTTAAATAAACCTGAAGTTCATTCCTAAGAATCTTAATGCTTCTGAAGAAATCTTCTCTGTACCTCTCTACTAGATGGGCATGGTTTTCTTCATTCTCAAAATACTTCTCTAGTGACTCTGTCATGATCATCTCTTGTTCATGTAAGACACAGCACATGGTGTATTTCAAATCTATACACATTTCTGGGTCTAATAATATTTCGGCTGTCTGATTCCTAACTAGGTTTTCTGCCTCAGTCAACCAGTTATGCATCTTTTTTCGGAAGTTCCACTCCAGCTCTGAGTATTTTACTGAAAGCAGGTTATAAGCTTCTGCCACAAGGCTGTTTCGGAAGCTGAATATGAATTTCTCATATTTCACAGCGTTCCACAAGCTTTTCATCCATTTCAGAAACTCAGAAATGGTCTGAGGCTTtctatgtttgttttgtttcttcaTGATTTCAATTAGGTGTTTctttaattcaaaaatattttcactgtatCCTGTGTTTACCGAAGCCATTGGTGGGACTCCATGCCACAAACCGGGAATATACCAACTGTGTTCATTAACATTGTAGTCCATGATGTCAGAGAACTTTTGGACATTGTTATTCTCTTCCATTCTTGCTGCTGCTTTGGTCATCTCATCCAACTGTTCCACAATTCTCTTTCTGTCCCTCATGTTCTTTTCATGAGCAGTCACATCACTCACGTTTTGATGCACAAACTGGCAGTTTGGCTTCTTTCCTATTTCTTTCATTCTAAGGAATGCATGAACTACAATCTGTAAAATATCTTTCATTTCTGTTGTATTTTCCATGGCCATGTTAATTATGGTGATGTCACTCAACCCAACTACTAGAGTTGCCAACTCATTGTCATGTTCAAAAGTATTCTCCAAAGAAGCCAGTTCTGGAGCCTTCAGTCCTTCAGTATCGATCACCAAAATAAATTCACAGCCGACATCATTCTGGatgttttttttcaccttaaTCAGTGTCATGAAAGCTCCTCGTGTGCATCGTCCACTGGCCACAGGAAACTGCAACCCAAACATGGTGTTGAGAAGGGTGGATTTCCCTGTACTCTGCACTCCCAATACAGTGATTACActcattctgcatttttttcctgtcTTGTTATTCAACTCATCTAGAATGTCTGTTACCCAATGCAAGGGAATATTGGAGGCATCACCATCTATCAACTCCAATGGGAACCCATCTAGGAGGAGGTCTGCAGCAATCCCTGGGAGTCTgctaaattttttaaatgtttcccctttgaTACCATCATTTGCAATAGAATTTCCGGCTTCGTAAAACTGCCCTAGCTCTCGTAGAAAGTGCTCCACTCCCAAGGAGCTGTTTGATATTCTCTGATCTAATCGTTTTAACTGGTCAAGATTACCGGAGAATGCGTGGCAGCTCTCTTTGTATTCCGTCTGCAGCGCATAAAGATAATGTCTTCCAATTGAGTCCAGATAAAATTTTAGCCATTTCAAGAAGAAATGTTTCTCCACCTGAGGTAAAGAGGTGATGGCTGTTATGAATTTGAGCATGCCATCAGGCAAATCATGTCCCCTTTGAAGCATACGAATTTCAGAGCATTTTCTCACAAGCTTTGCTCTGTAATCTTCTGAGTTTTCACTTCCTTGTCGTTTCATTCTACAAATTTCCTTCTCTAGTTGAGCTAATTCTTTCCAGAGATCCCCCTGCAGTCTCATTGTCTTCCTTTTATATTCCACCACATCATCTATATTAATGACAATTTCCTGGGCAAGTCTTTTTGCTTTCTGAAGCTCCTCTGAGTTCTCATCGACATGTATTCCAATGGATGTGACAACTTGTGACATGTCCTCAAGATTCATAGCATGTGGAGCATTTGCCATGAGCTCAGTGATGACCATTTGTAATTGCTTTACTAATTCTGCCTCGTTCACTGAACTGTTCATCACCAAGACGTTCTTTCTGCTTATTTTCAGAACTGGGTAtagcatttttatgtatttttgagTCTCTACGCTGACACTTTGCGAGGAAGGCACAATGATAAAGAAGTAGTGTGTATTTACACTATTTATGTTTGTTAAAAGTTCATAATCTTGCTCATTAATGGATTCTGTAATGATAAACACAGCTGAAGAAACTCGTGCTAAAAAAGAGAACTGGCTCCAGTTAGACTTTAGGTCTCCCCTTAAATTAGTAAATGCGACGGGTTCTGGGAAAATATCAGAATTTTCTCTTCCTCCTGGAAAATACCAGGAAATTTCCACCAATCCATCAGAGATTTTCCTTGAAACATTCCCACCTTCCATATTTTGATGCACAAAGAAATCATGATTTTGTTGAACTGGGCTAAGAATCTTATTTAGGACTCTTGACTTGGATAGATTGCATTTCCCCATTCTCAAAAAGGAAAAGGTTGGCATGGTAATGAGCACCAGGTTCTCTTCTCTGCAGCCTTTACTTTCCGCTAATGATTGGGGTCTCCACCTCTTGACAATGTTCCACATTGCCCACAACATGAATGTTGACTCTAAACCATCGATCGATGGAAGGAGGAGAGGTAGAGCAAATTGGCACATGGCCATTTTAGATAATATCTCCTGTTGCAAAAAAACATCAGAACAATGAAGAAGAACACAAAGGACATCTAAAGGATGAATTGAGTTGGTGTTGTCTGTTTCACCTATAAAATCAGCATCCTCATCTTGAACGCTGCTCAGTCTCATGTCAATGGTTTGCTTGGCAAGTCTGGTGTTCCTCGCCGTGCCATTCAGAGCAATTAAATTCTGTAGAAAATACCATGGGATATCTTCTATCCTCTGGAGAGCAATTCTCTTTATACTCACTTCTCCAATCTCAAGGATTTCTGCAAGGCGtagattaaatattttatacttttcCACACAAAGCTGTTGTAGCATTTCATCAAACAAAGCTCTTCTGTCTGTGGAAAaagataaaatgcattttatccGGACAGTggctcattattattaacatttctaTACTATCATTGTGTCTTTTTGTCTCTCGGGgcggcccatttatcaaaggtcgaat from the Xenopus laevis strain J_2021 chromosome 9_10L, Xenopus_laevis_v10.1, whole genome shotgun sequence genome contains:
- the LOC108703959 gene encoding up-regulator of cell proliferation, with amino-acid sequence MLQQLCVEKYKIFNLRLAEILEIGEVSIKRIALQRIEDIPWYFLQNLIALNGTARNTRLAKQTIDMRLSSVQDEDADFIGETDNTNSIHPLDVLCVLLHCSDVFLQQEILSKMAMCQFALPLLLPSIDGLESTFMLWAMWNIVKRWRPQSLAESKGCREENLVLITMPTFSFLRMGKCNLSKSRVLNKILSPVQQNHDFFVHQNMEGGNVSRKISDGLVEISWYFPGGRENSDIFPEPVAFTNLRGDLKSNWSQFSFLARVSSAVFIITESINEQDYELLTNINSVNTHYFFIIVPSSQSVSVETQKYIKMLYPVLKISRKNVLVMNSSVNEAELVKQLQMVITELMANAPHAMNLEDMSQVVTSIGIHVDENSEELQKAKRLAQEIVINIDDVVEYKRKTMRLQGDLWKELAQLEKEICRMKRQGSENSEDYRAKLVRKCSEIRMLQRGHDLPDGMLKFITAITSLPQVEKHFFLKWLKFYLDSIGRHYLYALQTEYKESCHAFSGNLDQLKRLDQRISNSSLGVEHFLRELGQFYEAGNSIANDGIKGETFKKFSRLPGIAADLLLDGFPLELIDGDASNIPLHWVTDILDELNNKTGKKCRMSVITVLGVQSTGKSTLLNTMFGLQFPVASGRCTRGAFMTLIKVKKNIQNDVGCEFILVIDTEGLKAPELASLENTFEHDNELATLVVGLSDITIINMAMENTTEMKDILQIVVHAFLRMKEIGKKPNCQFVHQNVSDVTAHEKNMRDRKRIVEQLDEMTKAAARMEENNNVQKFSDIMDYNVNEHSWYIPGLWHGVPPMASVNTGYSENIFELKKHLIEIMKKQNKHRKPQTISEFLKWMKSLWNAVKYEKFIFSFRNSLVAEAYNLLSVKYSELEWNFRKKMHNWLTEAENLVRNQTAEILLDPEMCIDLKYTMCCVLHEQEMIMTESLEKYFENEENHAHLVERYREDFFRSIKILRNELQVYLSNKCEEVIRVQKGKHEIKLVQEKYLQTIEEKAISLLEMCRSVKHKLTDQELESEFDVMWNNTLLGLHMGTLNKRNISQEMLDQIRKDMRHKAGYVTEKLNDVKSLAEYGHNCFIMDKKYFQSRWYDNVPESYHYEYWNKVNVLAVSLVDTCSSHASQLAGTLEDYDQTYCQELLNVINNRLNQKDVKGLHLSPLFETDLKLIVLSRAAPLFQKTHNRFIQENNPKFFLERLRPQYFSTFKNIYQEKDESQIRALKFCEICLKPALTEYVFRNLGGKIVEDILTGSDSMRYSSRTFFQFTLLKELLEDKTFSQYVKYTNHYEIFVKKWIFKYIIEKYKKPESLISLRARIISGITRKIRDVLRDPKVFYTTDVSSCLKMFCEMLKKDLVISQNELKVVIFKSTASAAQFSADIEAFLDDIERQTATEFKYFSIEAVLSKATLKPQDELFKKVFGCGKLCPFCKVPCEAGATDHKEHFASVHRPQGLGSYRYIKTKVLSHSICTTDVVGNSTFQSSDTDWKPHPYKEYRKIYPDWVIQPDPTIGASDYWKFVFKEFNKEFAEHYIARLADISEDWYSITKQQALESLKISFNMQ